From Candidatus Binataceae bacterium, the proteins below share one genomic window:
- a CDS encoding TonB-dependent receptor: protein MVFIVTATRMEQPLEDIGTTASVVGAQQIQQQHINSAGDALRQVPGVQVIQSGSPGSQTDITIRGSTAAQTLILIDGVAVNSGATGGFDVSDLTNDGLDRIEVVRGAGGALYGSSAIGGVVNFITREGSGPLKLTYDGEGGNRATQRQALSVDGAEGRLAYAGSLSYFSTSGFRPRNDSFDNLAGVARLDYHLDEDTTLTGFARYMRANISLVDFSNFLTPVDPNAHERNEFMLYNGVITHRFSDRIDGRMNVFFVRNDQRINDTPYPANPNFERDRIPDETRGTNMELHYRWGEGFRSLAGFDFKDRWVRSAHLFDTTEPPMQFFTAFHARRQEYAGYLEQEGRLFDGWLLMTGGLRVDGNSQFGEEMSPAWTVAIPLDRWGLTLRGSYSEGFRAPAFNELYFPDFGNPDLRPEISSEYDGGITKRFGETASLTATYFSRRVHGLIVAAPCTTFPGCVEAENAGRVDTQGVEFVPALQLARGLKFSGNLTFLDQTHVAPAPNIRPIRVPKYSAFALLAYARKALWRPDDAVTANLAYYFVGDRDDINPTTSAIQNHAAYNRFDLTVSYDPGLRWGGLRDEQVYARVMNLLDRHYAEVMGFPSPPVNFVAGVKLSF from the coding sequence ATGGTCTTCATCGTGACCGCGACCCGGATGGAGCAGCCGCTGGAAGACATCGGCACTACCGCCAGCGTCGTCGGCGCGCAGCAGATCCAGCAGCAGCACATCAACTCCGCGGGCGACGCGCTGCGTCAGGTGCCCGGGGTGCAGGTGATCCAGAGCGGCTCGCCGGGCAGCCAGACCGACATCACAATCCGCGGCTCGACCGCCGCGCAGACGCTTATCCTGATCGACGGTGTAGCGGTCAACAGCGGCGCCACCGGCGGCTTCGACGTTTCCGACCTTACCAACGACGGCCTCGACCGGATCGAGGTGGTGCGCGGCGCGGGCGGCGCGCTCTACGGCTCCTCAGCGATCGGCGGCGTGGTCAATTTCATCACGCGCGAGGGCAGCGGGCCGCTTAAGCTGACCTACGACGGCGAGGGCGGCAATCGCGCGACCCAGCGCCAGGCGCTGAGCGTGGACGGGGCCGAGGGGCGGCTCGCCTATGCGGGTTCGCTTTCGTACTTTTCGACCTCCGGCTTCCGCCCGCGCAACGACAGCTTTGATAACCTCGCCGGGGTTGCGCGTCTGGATTACCATCTCGACGAAGACACCACGCTGACCGGCTTTGCGCGCTACATGCGCGCCAACATCAGCCTGGTGGATTTCTCCAACTTTCTCACCCCGGTCGATCCCAACGCGCACGAGCGCAACGAGTTCATGCTCTACAATGGCGTGATCACGCACAGGTTCAGCGACCGGATCGACGGGCGCATGAACGTCTTCTTCGTGCGCAACGATCAGCGCATCAACGACACCCCCTACCCCGCCAATCCGAACTTCGAGCGCGACCGTATCCCGGACGAAACCCGCGGCACCAACATGGAGCTGCATTACCGATGGGGCGAGGGCTTTCGCTCGCTCGCCGGCTTCGACTTTAAGGACCGCTGGGTGCGCTCGGCTCATCTCTTCGACACCACCGAGCCGCCGATGCAGTTCTTCACCGCCTTTCACGCTCGTCGCCAGGAGTACGCAGGGTATTTGGAACAGGAAGGGCGGCTGTTCGACGGTTGGCTGCTGATGACCGGCGGGCTGCGGGTGGACGGCAACAGCCAGTTCGGCGAAGAGATGAGCCCGGCGTGGACCGTCGCGATCCCGCTCGACCGTTGGGGGCTGACCCTGCGCGGCAGCTACAGCGAGGGCTTCCGCGCGCCCGCCTTCAACGAGCTGTACTTCCCCGATTTTGGCAACCCCGACCTGCGGCCGGAGATCTCCAGCGAGTACGACGGTGGGATCACCAAACGCTTCGGCGAGACCGCGAGCCTCACCGCTACCTACTTCTCGCGCCGCGTGCACGGGCTGATCGTGGCCGCGCCGTGCACGACGTTTCCCGGGTGCGTGGAGGCGGAAAACGCGGGCCGCGTCGATACGCAGGGAGTGGAGTTCGTGCCCGCGCTCCAACTTGCGCGCGGGCTCAAGTTCAGCGGCAACCTGACGTTCCTCGACCAGACCCACGTCGCGCCGGCGCCTAACATCCGGCCGATCCGGGTGCCCAAGTACTCGGCCTTCGCGCTGCTCGCATACGCGCGCAAGGCGCTATGGCGCCCCGACGACGCGGTCACCGCCAATCTCGCCTACTACTTCGTTGGCGATCGCGACGACATCAACCCGACGACCTCGGCGATTCAGAACCACGCCGCCTACAACCGCTTCGATCTGACGGTCAGCTACGATCCGGGACTGCGCTGGGGAGGTCTGCGCGACGAGCAGGTGTACGCGCGGGTGATGAACCTGCTCGACCGCCACTACGCCGAGGTGATGGGCTTCCCGTCGCCGCCGGTCAACTTCGTCGCCGGCGTGAAGCTGAGTTTCTGA
- the cobU gene encoding bifunctional adenosylcobinamide kinase/adenosylcobinamide-phosphate guanylyltransferase, with translation MGAVTLITGGARSGKSAHALALAEASGAARRFFVATAEPLDDEMRERIAHHRAHRPTAFATVEEPIAIAAALVALEGRADLVIIDCVTLWISNLMLAGRSDDAIAAEARALADVLAAAGFESLVVSGEVGAGIVPENATARRFRDLLGWANQAVAQVAQRVVLMVAGCPLRVK, from the coding sequence ATGGGAGCGGTCACACTGATCACGGGTGGGGCGCGCAGCGGCAAGAGCGCGCACGCGCTGGCGCTCGCCGAGGCATCGGGCGCGGCGCGCCGCTTCTTCGTAGCGACTGCCGAGCCGCTTGACGACGAGATGCGCGAGCGCATCGCGCATCATCGCGCGCACCGTCCGACCGCGTTCGCTACCGTCGAAGAGCCGATCGCGATCGCCGCGGCGCTAGTCGCGCTGGAGGGGCGCGCCGACCTGGTGATCATCGATTGTGTGACGCTCTGGATTTCCAACCTGATGCTCGCCGGGCGCAGCGACGATGCGATAGCGGCCGAAGCGCGCGCATTGGCCGACGTGCTGGCCGCCGCCGGGTTCGAGAGCCTCGTGGTGAGCGGCGAGGTCGGCGCCGGGATCGTCCCGGAGAACGCGACGGCGCGCCGCTTTCGCGACCTGCTCGGATGGGCGAATCAGGCGGTGGCGCAGGTGGCGCAGCGGGTCGTGCTGATGGTCGCGGGTTGCCCGCTGCGCGTGAAATAA
- the cobS gene encoding adenosylcobinamide-GDP ribazoletransferase, with product MRLRGERGAGWLAELRLAAGFLTILPVLAGFPAEPEAVAGSLGWFPLVGFVIGGVLLVEDFVLLPLFGDMLSAALVVLSLTVLTGAVHLDALADAADALGARADRRRALAVMRDSRIGSFGAVAIVLLLALEIVALATICKAGAARRAAALWIAPGLGRWAMAAVSWRIEYLRAEGAGTAILRDGGDRNLALASATVALAALPILSWRVVAACAAALTLAATLRAAYRRWLGGVTGDLIGAAGELVELAALLAMAAR from the coding sequence ATGAGGCTGCGCGGCGAGAGGGGCGCCGGATGGCTTGCCGAGCTGCGGCTCGCCGCGGGCTTCCTGACTATCCTGCCGGTGCTCGCGGGCTTTCCGGCCGAGCCTGAAGCGGTTGCCGGTTCGCTCGGATGGTTCCCGCTGGTGGGTTTCGTCATCGGGGGCGTGCTGCTCGTCGAAGATTTTGTCTTGCTTCCGCTGTTTGGCGACATGCTCTCCGCAGCGCTCGTGGTGCTCTCGCTGACCGTGCTCACTGGCGCGGTCCATCTCGACGCGCTCGCCGACGCCGCCGACGCACTGGGCGCGCGTGCGGATCGCCGTCGCGCGCTCGCGGTCATGCGCGACAGCCGGATCGGCAGCTTCGGCGCGGTCGCGATCGTTCTCCTCCTCGCGCTCGAAATCGTGGCACTGGCGACGATTTGCAAGGCCGGCGCGGCGCGCCGCGCGGCCGCACTGTGGATCGCGCCCGGGCTTGGGCGATGGGCGATGGCGGCGGTGAGCTGGCGAATCGAATACCTGCGCGCGGAGGGCGCGGGCACCGCCATCCTGCGCGACGGCGGTGATCGCAATCTGGCGCTCGCCAGCGCCACGGTCGCGCTCGCCGCACTGCCGATACTTTCGTGGCGGGTGGTGGCGGCGTGCGCGGCCGCGCTTACGCTGGCCGCGACGCTGCGCGCGGCGTACCGGCGATGGCTCGGCGGAGTGACGGGCGATCTGATCGGGGCGGCGGGCGAGCTGGTCGAACTCGCCGCGCTGCTCGCGATGGCGGCGCGCTGA
- the cobT gene encoding nicotinate-nucleotide--dimethylbenzimidazole phosphoribosyltransferase, protein MRFGDFGAGGRCNLKAMGLLEQTIGAIAPPDAAAAAQAAHRLDSLTKPRGSLGDLEAIARRYAAVRGDPTAAFGGGALTVFVADHGVAEEGVSAYPQAVTGEMLRNIARGGAAISVLARRLGYHLWIVDVGVAIDTTAEALPGVLYRRIAAGTRNVAREPAMSPEQARAALEAGIETAHAAAAAGATLIGIGEMGIANSTAAAALLAAATGLAPAHLAGRGTGLDNPGMRRKLEVIARALELHRTALADPLATLATLGGFEIAAMAGVCLGGAARRVPVVVDGFIATAAAAAAERLRPGLLAHLFFGHRSAEGGHALALERLGVRPILDLGMRLGEGTGAALAMSVIESALALYREMATFESAGVSEKIG, encoded by the coding sequence GTGCGGTTCGGCGACTTCGGCGCGGGCGGCCGCTGTAACTTGAAGGCAATGGGATTGCTGGAGCAGACGATTGGCGCGATCGCGCCGCCCGACGCGGCCGCGGCCGCCCAGGCCGCACATCGTCTCGATTCGCTTACCAAACCGCGCGGCAGCCTCGGCGATCTCGAGGCGATCGCGCGCCGCTACGCCGCCGTGCGCGGCGACCCGACGGCGGCCTTCGGCGGCGGCGCGCTCACCGTCTTCGTCGCCGACCACGGCGTCGCCGAGGAGGGGGTCAGCGCCTATCCGCAGGCGGTGACGGGCGAGATGCTGCGCAATATCGCGCGCGGCGGCGCCGCGATAAGCGTGCTCGCCCGCCGCTTGGGCTACCACCTGTGGATCGTCGACGTCGGCGTCGCGATCGATACGACGGCCGAGGCGCTGCCGGGCGTACTTTACCGGCGAATCGCCGCGGGAACGCGCAACGTCGCGCGTGAGCCCGCGATGTCGCCCGAGCAGGCGCGCGCCGCGCTGGAGGCCGGGATTGAAACCGCCCACGCGGCAGCCGCCGCCGGTGCGACGCTCATCGGAATCGGCGAGATGGGAATCGCGAACAGCACCGCGGCGGCCGCGCTGCTCGCGGCCGCGACCGGTCTTGCACCCGCGCATCTCGCCGGCCGCGGCACGGGGCTCGACAACCCCGGGATGCGCCGCAAGCTCGAAGTGATAGCGCGCGCGCTCGAACTCCATCGCACCGCGCTTGCCGATCCGCTCGCGACGCTCGCCACCCTCGGCGGCTTTGAGATCGCGGCGATGGCCGGCGTATGCCTGGGCGGCGCGGCGCGGCGCGTGCCGGTCGTGGTTGACGGCTTTATCGCCACCGCCGCCGCGGCTGCGGCCGAACGCCTGCGTCCCGGCCTGCTCGCGCATCTCTTTTTCGGTCACCGCTCGGCCGAGGGCGGCCATGCGCTGGCGCTCGAGCGGCTGGGCGTGCGGCCGATCCTCGATCTCGGGATGCGCCTGGGTGAGGGCACCGGTGCCGCGCTGGCGATGAGCGTTATAGAGTCAGCGCTTGCGCTCTACCGCGAGATGGCGACGTTCGAGAGCGCGGGAGTTTCCGAAAAGATCGGATGA
- the tpx gene encoding thiol peroxidase: MAEERKGAVTMRGNPLTLVGPELKVGQKAPSFTAVGKGMAPVTLDQFKGKVKIIAAIPSIDTPVCDAETRRFNEEAARLPGDVAVLTISMDLPFAQARWCGAAGVDKVTMASDWRAAEFGQKYGDLIKELHLLGRAVFVLDKNDTVVHAEYVKEVANQPNFDAALDAARKAAAA, translated from the coding sequence ATGGCTGAAGAACGCAAGGGCGCGGTCACGATGCGCGGCAATCCGCTGACGCTGGTTGGTCCGGAGCTGAAGGTCGGGCAGAAGGCGCCCAGCTTCACCGCCGTGGGCAAGGGGATGGCGCCGGTGACGCTCGATCAGTTCAAGGGCAAGGTCAAAATCATCGCCGCGATCCCGTCGATCGATACCCCCGTATGCGATGCCGAGACGCGCCGCTTCAACGAGGAAGCCGCCAGGCTGCCGGGCGACGTGGCGGTGCTGACGATCTCGATGGACCTGCCGTTTGCGCAGGCGCGATGGTGCGGCGCGGCGGGAGTGGACAAGGTCACGATGGCCAGCGACTGGCGCGCAGCCGAATTCGGCCAGAAATACGGCGACCTGATAAAGGAGCTGCACCTGCTTGGGCGCGCGGTCTTCGTGCTCGACAAAAACGACACCGTCGTCCACGCGGAATACGTCAAGGAAGTCGCCAACCAGCCGAATTTCGACGCCGCGCTGGACGCAGCGCGCAAGGCGGCCGCCGCCTAG
- a CDS encoding glycine/sarcosine/betaine reductase selenoprotein B family protein: MPIAYIPRTRELYKAYAPYRWVVNEEPPPWTPLKKPLAQCRVALMSSGGVLYRDQPRFHREDASYRLIPKDATRADLGVWHFGYPTKDAERDPNCVFPLERLREFEAEGVIGELCDPAFTFMGGIYSARKVREELAPKIVEELRSRRVEAFYLVPA; encoded by the coding sequence ATGCCGATCGCCTACATCCCGCGCACACGCGAGCTGTACAAGGCCTACGCGCCCTACAGATGGGTGGTGAACGAGGAGCCGCCGCCATGGACGCCGCTCAAAAAGCCGCTCGCTCAGTGCAGGGTCGCCCTGATGAGCTCCGGCGGTGTCCTCTACCGCGACCAGCCGCGCTTCCATCGCGAGGACGCTAGCTACCGGTTGATCCCCAAAGACGCGACGCGCGCCGACCTTGGCGTATGGCACTTCGGCTATCCGACCAAAGACGCCGAGCGCGACCCCAACTGCGTCTTCCCGCTCGAACGCCTGCGCGAGTTCGAGGCCGAGGGCGTGATCGGCGAGCTGTGCGACCCAGCTTTCACTTTCATGGGAGGGATCTACTCCGCGCGCAAGGTGCGCGAGGAGCTGGCGCCGAAGATCGTCGAGGAGCTGCGCAGCCGGCGGGTCGAGGCCTTTTATCTGGTGCCTGCCTGA